The following coding sequences are from one Calditrichota bacterium window:
- the xseB gene encoding exodeoxyribonuclease VII small subunit: MAEKTFEQAMEKLEKIVSELETGDLTLDETVRKFEEGMKLADFCTEKLNQVEQKLKKLVKNENGIAEEIF; encoded by the coding sequence ATGGCGGAAAAAACTTTTGAACAAGCCATGGAAAAATTGGAAAAAATTGTGAGCGAATTAGAAACTGGCGATTTAACTTTGGATGAAACTGTCCGCAAGTTTGAAGAAGGCATGAAGCTGGCGGATTTTTGCACGGAAAAGTTGAATCAAGTCGAACAAAAATTGAAAAAATTGGTTAAAAACGAGAATGGCATCGCAGAGGAAATTTTTTAG
- the dxs gene encoding 1-deoxy-D-xylulose-5-phosphate synthase has protein sequence MNNLLDKIDSPEDLKKLSIPELANLCREMREFLINSLSRTGGHLAPSLGVVELTLVLHYVFDSPRDKIVWDVGHQAYVHKILTGRRDQFHTIRQFKGISGFPNIFESEYDCFGTGHASTAISAALGMATARDLQLLNNHVVAVVGDGALTGGLALEGLNNAGASGRNLIVILNDNKMSISKNVGALSKYLTTIITAQSYNKLKNEIWEITGRLASFGEKLRSAVGRLDESLKSILVPGLLFERLGFRYFGPVDGHNISRLMHVLRAAKRLKGPILIHVMTTKGKGYQLAEENAPKFHGLGAFDKTTGESVKKSALPSYSKVFGETLVDLAQKNDKLVAITAAMSLGTGLVPFAEKHPDRFFDVGIAEGHGVTFAAGLATQGLRPVVAIYSTFLQRGFDSIIHDVALQKLPVIFALDRAGLVGDDGPTHHGVFDLSYLRVIPNMVVMSPKDEAELKNMLYTATKYTKGPIAVRYPRGVGIGVSLDSPYHELPIGKAETLKKGSDALIAAIGPMVYHALEASKKLANKGISVEVINARFVKPLDEALFKKKFKHFEHIFTLEDNTVVGGFGSALEELLLSTESYHNVTIHRLGVPDHFVEHGTQNELYQICGMDVDSIAEVIVSKISGHHRRKMNLRRLFSANGSREGA, from the coding sequence ATGAACAATTTATTGGACAAAATCGATTCGCCGGAAGATCTGAAAAAATTATCCATTCCGGAATTGGCTAATTTATGTCGGGAGATGCGCGAATTTCTCATTAATAGCCTGTCCAGGACTGGCGGTCATCTGGCGCCGAGTCTGGGGGTCGTGGAATTGACGCTGGTGTTACATTATGTTTTTGATTCTCCGCGCGACAAAATTGTCTGGGATGTGGGACATCAGGCGTACGTCCACAAGATTTTGACCGGCAGGAGAGACCAGTTCCACACTATTCGTCAATTCAAAGGAATCAGCGGCTTTCCGAACATTTTCGAGAGCGAGTATGATTGTTTTGGCACAGGACACGCGAGCACGGCGATTTCAGCCGCTTTGGGAATGGCGACGGCTCGCGACCTGCAACTTTTAAATAATCACGTCGTTGCCGTTGTCGGCGACGGCGCGCTCACCGGCGGTCTGGCGCTGGAAGGTCTGAACAATGCCGGCGCTTCCGGGAGGAATCTTATTGTCATTTTAAATGATAATAAAATGTCCATTTCCAAAAATGTCGGTGCGCTGTCGAAGTATCTGACGACAATTATTACCGCGCAAAGTTACAATAAATTGAAAAATGAAATCTGGGAAATTACAGGAAGGCTGGCTTCTTTTGGTGAAAAGCTGCGTTCGGCAGTGGGGCGTCTGGATGAAAGTTTGAAGTCCATTTTGGTGCCGGGTCTTCTTTTTGAACGGCTTGGTTTTCGCTATTTTGGACCGGTGGACGGTCACAATATTTCCCGGTTGATGCATGTGTTGCGAGCGGCGAAACGGTTGAAAGGCCCGATTTTGATTCATGTCATGACGACAAAAGGCAAGGGCTACCAACTGGCGGAAGAAAACGCGCCAAAATTTCACGGTCTGGGTGCGTTTGACAAGACCACAGGCGAGTCCGTGAAAAAGAGCGCGCTTCCTTCTTACAGCAAAGTATTCGGCGAGACGTTGGTCGATTTGGCTCAAAAAAATGACAAATTAGTAGCTATCACCGCCGCCATGTCGCTGGGCACGGGACTGGTTCCTTTTGCGGAGAAACACCCTGACCGGTTTTTTGACGTTGGCATTGCGGAGGGACATGGCGTGACGTTCGCCGCCGGTTTGGCGACGCAAGGATTGCGGCCCGTCGTCGCCATCTATTCTACATTTCTGCAGCGCGGATTTGATTCCATCATTCATGATGTTGCGCTGCAAAAATTGCCGGTGATTTTTGCGCTGGATCGTGCCGGCTTGGTCGGCGATGATGGTCCCACGCATCATGGTGTTTTTGATCTGAGCTATTTGCGCGTTATTCCGAATATGGTTGTCATGTCGCCAAAAGACGAGGCTGAGCTCAAAAATATGCTCTACACCGCGACAAAATACACAAAAGGCCCCATCGCCGTCCGTTATCCGAGAGGCGTCGGGATCGGAGTTTCGCTCGATTCTCCGTACCATGAATTGCCAATCGGAAAAGCAGAAACGCTGAAAAAAGGCAGCGACGCGCTCATCGCTGCGATCGGGCCAATGGTGTATCACGCACTTGAAGCGAGCAAAAAATTGGCAAACAAAGGAATCAGCGTGGAAGTTATTAACGCGCGATTTGTCAAACCCCTGGATGAGGCTTTATTCAAAAAGAAATTTAAACATTTTGAGCATATTTTTACGCTGGAGGACAACACTGTTGTCGGTGGTTTCGGGAGCGCCCTGGAAGAATTGCTGCTGAGCACTGAAAGTTATCACAACGTGACAATTCACCGGCTCGGCGTGCCGGATCATTTTGTGGAGCATGGTACTCAAAATGAATTGTACCAAATCTGCGGAATGGATGTGGATTCTATTGCTGAAGTCATAGTCAGCAAAATATCCGGCCATCACCGACGAAAGATGAATCTTCGTCGTTTGTTCAGCGCTAACGGCTCTCGCGAAGGTGCTTGA